In a genomic window of Erigeron canadensis isolate Cc75 chromosome 5, C_canadensis_v1, whole genome shotgun sequence:
- the LOC122599389 gene encoding berberine bridge enzyme-like 15: protein MTHILPSSFVVLLVLLPSSLAQSSSSSIEIQHTFQQCLSSTIQTHYTTTFYTPNNPNFTTLLNSTAENLRFTTPSTPKPKAIFTPLNKNHIQTAVICAKKLNIQLRFRSGGHDYEGVSYTSVMNLPFIVIDMSKLRAIKVNLEDNSVWVEAGATIGELYYRVAQESKTHGVAAGIFTSLGIGGHITGGAYGSMLRKYGLGVDNALDTVIINAKGKILDRKTMGEDVFWAIRGGGGGSYGVIVSWKLRLVPVPGTVTVFNVPRTLEQGAIKILDKWQQVGHKLDEDLFLRVITTATNITGTTNKRTITTTYNALFLGETDRLLEIMKHSFPELNLHKSDCTEMSWLESVMFMSSFPNNVPTTFLLTGKPAFLFYMKAKSDFVRTPIPETGLKIILEKYLATELDNLPTMLWTPYGGMMERIPESSTPFPHRNGVLFMIQYVNGWATSDNEVMKKQYKWIRDVYEYMGQYVSNDPREAYMNYRDFDLGMNDKNASFETARSSWGRRYYKDDNFMRLVKIKTKFDPDNFFRHEQSIPVLS from the coding sequence ATGACACATATCCTACCTTCAAGTTTTGTTGTGCTACTTGTATTACTACCATCATCACTTGCTCAATCTTCGTCATCTTCAATCGAAATTCAGCACACCTTCCAGCAATgtctttcttcaacaatccaAACCCACTACACTACTACTTTCTACACCCCAAACAACCCAAACTTCACAACTCTCCTCAATTCCACTGCTGAAAATCTTCGCTTCACAACCCCTTCAACTCCCAAGCCAAAAGCTATTTTCACCCCATTGAACAAAAACCATATCCAAACCGCAGTTATTTGTGCTAAAAAACTCAACATACAGCTCCGGTTCAGAAGTGGGGGCCATGATTATGAAGGGGTCTCTTACACGTCTGTTATGAACCTCCCGTTCATCGTCATTGACATGTCAAAATTACGTGCCATTAAGGTTAACCTTGAGGATAATTCCGTTTGGGTTGAGGCCGGTGCAACCATTGGTGAACTATATTACCGAGTTGCTCAGGAAAGCAAAACTCATGGGGTTGCGGCTGGGATCTTCACAAGCCTCGGAATTGGTGGGCATATCACAGGTGGTGCATATGGGTCCATGTTGAGAAAATACGGGCTAGGAGTTGATAACGCGCTAGATACTGTGATCATAAACGCTAAAGGAAAGATCCTAGACAGAAAAACCATGGGAGAGGACGTCTTCTGGGCGATTAGAGGAGGCGGAGGGGGCAGCTACGGAGTCATAGTTTCATGGAAACTGAGACTCGTACCCGTCCCTGGAACTGTCACAGTTTTCAATGTCCCAAGAACATTGGAACAAGGTGCCATCAAGATTCTTGACAAATGGCAACAAGTGGGTCATAAATTAGATGAAGATCTGTTTCTCAGAGTCATTACCACAGCTACTAATATAACCGGTACTACAAATAAAAGAACCATAACTACAACCTACAATGCACTTTTCCTTGGAGAAACTGACCGACTACTTGAGATCATGAAACATAGTTTTCCTGAATTAAATCTGCATAAATCCGATTGTACTGAAATGAGTTGGCTCGAGTCTGTGATGTTCATGTCCAGTTTCCCCAATAATGTCCCTACCACCTTCCTTCTCACAGGAAAACCAGCTTTCTTATTCTACATGAAAGCCAAATCAGATTTTGTCAGAACCCCAATCCCAGAAACAGGATTGAAAATAATTCTGGAAAAATACTTGGCAACAGAGCTCGACAATCTGCCAACGATGCTATGGACTCCATACGGAGGAATGATGGAGAGGATACCAGAATCATCAACACCATTTCCTCACAGGAATGGAGTTCTTTTCATGATTCAGTATGTCAACGGTTGGGCAACAAGTGATAATGAAGTCATGAAGAAGCAGTATAAGTGGATCAGGGATGTTTATGAGTACATGGGTCAGTATGTTTCAAATGATCCAAGAGAAGCGTATATGAATTACAGAGACTTTGATCTTGGAATGAATGACAAAAATGCAAGTTTCGAGACGGCAAGAAGTTCATGGGGAAGACGATACTACAAAGATGATAATTTCatgaggttggtgaagatcaagacTAAGTTTGATCCTGATAACTTTTTTAGGCATGAACAGAGCATTCCAGTCCTGTCATAA